The Ranitomeya variabilis isolate aRanVar5 chromosome 7, aRanVar5.hap1, whole genome shotgun sequence DNA window GAAGAGAACAGAAGTGATGAGAGGAGCGGAGAGAGCGGGATATTTATACTCCTCTGCTCCTAGTCTCGCTCCATGTGGACACGCCCCCTGCATACCATTGGTTATTTTGTAGAAGGTGAGCAGCCAATAACGTGTGATGTCCGCGACCAATCACTGCACAGAGAAGGTTCAGCCTGACTCACACTTCAGATATTACTTGCTGCTCTGAAACACAGGGTCGCATCAAATCTCCAGGCGGCTAATACAGCGGAAGCTCCGGTTCTAGATTCCCAGTGCCCGGAGCTGTACAGTGGCTCCTCTATAATCAGTCACTGAGGCTTCAACTCTCACATCGGAGTAATAACCTCACACCCCTATTACTGAGATGAGGGTTACATGTGGTGATAACTGATTAGGATGATACAAGTGTCGTGATCTCTGCTGCACATCGGCCCCTTCCCTCCATTAATGACACAGAATTGTCACCTgtaggcactgatcatacagctctgcggggaggtggtggcactgatcatacagctctgcggggaggaggtggtggcactgatcatacagctctgagggaaggaggtggtggcactgatcatacagctctgcggggaggaggtggtggcacttatcatacagctctgcggggaggaggtggtggcactgatcatacagctctgcgggggggaggtggtggcacttatcatacagctctgcggggaggaggtggtggcactgatcatacagctctgaggggaggtggtggcactgatcatacagctcggaggggaggtggtggcactgatcatacagctctgcggggaggtggtgacactgatcatacagctctgagggaaggacgtggtggcactgatcatacagctctgagggaaggagttggtggcactgatcatacagctctgcggggaggtgctGGCAATTATCATACAgctgaggggaggaggtggtggcactgatcatacagttcTGAGGGgaagaggtggtggcactgatcatacagctctgcggggaggtgccGGCAATTATACAgctgaggggaggaggtggtggcactgatcatacagctctgaggggaggaggtggtggcacttatcatacagctctgcggggaggtggtggcactgatcatacagctctgcggggaggaggtggtggcactgatcatacagctctgaggggaggaggtggtggctctGATAAGAGCCTTTGTGGTATAAGTACAGGAGCAGCTCCGCTTATTTCTTAGCCGCTGGCTTCTTGGCTTTCGCAgccttcttagccggactcttggcagctttgggtttggccgccttcttagccggactcttCGTCGCCTTCTTGGGCTTAGGAGCGGCtttcggcttcttggggctcttggcCGCTTTCTTGGCAGCTGCTGCGGGCTTCTTGGCCTTTTTCGGGCTCTTCTTGGCCGCGGTCGGAGCCTTCTTTAGCTTCTTCGGAGATTTGGCGGCTTTCTTGGCAGCAGCGGGTTTCTTGGGCTTGGCCGCAGCTGCTGACTTCTTCTTGGCCACTTTCTCCTTCGTCTCCTGTTTCTTGTTCAGCTTGAAGGACCCGGAGGCGCCGCTGCCCTTCACCTGGAGGAGGGCGCCCTTGGTGACCAGAGACTTGACGGCCAGCTTCAGGCGGCTGTTGTTCTTCTCTACATCGTATCCTCCGGCAGACAGAGCCTTCTTCAGGGCGGCCAGAGACACCCCGCTGCGCTCCTTGGAGGCGGACACGGCTTTCACGATCAGCTCGGAGACGCTGGGGCCGGAGGGTTTATGGCTTTTCTTGGCGGCGGATTTcttcggctgcttcttggatttggcgGCCGGTTCtgcgggagggggagcggcggctggcgCGGTCTCTGCCATTATGTGCTGCGGAAATAAAACGAAAATTTCTTCTGATAGGAAGGAAAACACTGAGGCCGGAGCTGGAGGCGCCTGTATATGTACAGGCTTACtgcgcactgattggctgctgagctGCACCGTCCTGAGCATCTATTGGCTGACACTAGACACAGGCCCCGCCTCATCCCAGCTGAGTCCGAGTGAAGCTCCGCTCTCCCCTTGTGCTTCCCTGCCCGGGAGAAAAGCCCTTTACCGGCTAACACCGGACAGCAGAGCGCGCTTCCTCCATCGCTTCTCCTGCTCCAACATCTCCACCGACCGTTTGTAGCCGTCACTAACAGAGAAGTCGGGAAAGAGCGGAGAGGAAATCCCGGGATCATCGCCGACGTCCTCCCGATCTGCACATCGCTGTGTATCCGGGGAGATAAATCTGCTGCGGGAGCTCGTTCCTCCTATTCCCGGCTCTTGTCACCATCACAGGGATCTTTACTCCAATGTCTATCGTACAGGAAGCTGATTGTACGATGTGGGGACGAGCTGGAGCTGCTGAGAGCCCAGAAGGATAACACAGGCGACGGCCTCCGCTGACTGCCCCCTCCCTGACCTGTGATATCTCTGTACCCCGTATGTGCAGAGTATTGGGGGGACACGTGTTCCACATCAGTAGATGATCCACATCGGGGGCTGATTGCAATCACCTGCCTGATATCGTGTCTTACCCCGTGTGAAGCTGTGACCGCTGCGGCCTGTAATGGAGGGAAGAGCTCTGATAAGGCGACAGCTGCACATTGCGACTCTCCGGGGAGGAAACTGTGAACTATTAACGGATTTATGTGACCCCCACTATTGTGCAAAAGGGGAATATTGGGAGAAAAGCGGAGACGCAAAATCCAGCGTCCACACAGAGcacagctgtatatagtatatatagtgcaacacatcacatctgcacagcccagatcagcagtgtaataaatgtcactgataatagaggagtgtgtacagtatatacagcagtgtacagtatatagagtagtaTGTACAGCATATAGAGCAGTGTatgcagtatatacagcagtgtgtacgatatatagagctgagtatatagagaagtttatacattatatagagcagtatgtacagtatatagagcagtgtatgcagtatatagagcagagtgtacagtatatagagcagtgtacagtatatacagcagtgtgtacaatatatagagctgagtatatagagacgtttatacattatatagagcagtatgtacagtatatagggctgaaagtacagtatatacagcagtgtgtacagtatatagagcaatgtacacattatatagagcagtatgtacagtatgtacagtatatacagcagtgtgtacagtatatagagcagtgtgtacagtatagagcagtctctcctctctttctctctccttctcttctctctctctttctttctctctctttcgctCTATCTCTCTTTACCTCTCTTTATCTGTCTCTCTTTCCCTctatttctctctgtctttctctctgtctttctctctctctctctctcagggagAGGTGATCAATCCTTCATGTCAGCACCTCTCCAGAATGAGGCTGATCTACTAGTTTTTCTAGGCACCGCCATCTGCACTTGGGGTGCTGCTGTAATCCCTTTCATTATCCtcgtttttctctttttctctcctctcttttaatctttctctctcctttctctctttctatctatctctatctctcttACTTTCTTCATTTCTTTCTCTCTCACTCtttcttctctctctttctctctttctttttctctctccttGTCTCTTTCTTTATCtcgttctctctctttctttctctctctttctatttctctctctcagagagagatgatcaatccttcatgtcagcacctctccagaatgaggctggtgtactagATTTTCTAGGCACTGCCATCTGCGCTCGGTGCTGCTGTAATCCCTTTCATCATTATAGTTTTTCCTCTGCACGTTTCCACATCCAGCCAAGTGATCGCTGGGTCCATTATACCCATCAGCATCGGCGATACTTCAATATGTTGCAAAGGAGAAGACAGAAGTGGTGATAACCCGCCTCTGTCTTCCCTAAAGTGTCTCCGCTGTGGTGCGGGATGATATGCTATGGAAATTTAATAATCATTAATTGTGTCCTCCCAACAGGATCTGGTGCCCCATCTAATGGACATTCTATGTCATGGCacggaaggtttccccaggagggCGGTGGTGAAAGTGTTTACTAATTGGCTATGGAACGGTCACATGCAAATCTCCAAGACTCGGACACAGTGCTGTCCCAGATTCTGGAGACGACGTGCAGGGAATTGGATTGGGAGGTGAAGGTGAACGCAATGGACTTGGCAGATTCCTATATGTCCCAAACATTGGAGATGGGGCCATCCCTAACGTGCCCTTACACTATAGGGCTGCCATCTAGCAGAAGCTCAGGTTCCATCTCAGACGCTCTGGTTACCTGTGAACGAGTCGGGCTTTTCCAGGCCTTATTGACTTGTCTTTGTGACTCTGAACGGCCAGTGGCATTAAAGGCTTGTGAAATCCTTCTCGCTGTGAAGTCCAAACTGTGCACAAATGGTCCAGAGTGTGCGGCTAATACAGTAGATGACGGGAAACTCTCCCACCAGCATTAGTGGGGAAGCCGGGTTATCCTGTAACCTTCAGTGCGGCTGCTAGTAAGTTATGTCCTAACATTCCCAAACAGATGGAACTTCTAGCAGACTGCCTCTTGTTTTGGTTCTCGGTTCTCCGAGTAATGGATGCCGGGGGTTAGTCACTGTCGGCGCAGTATAGGCATCTTCTGCAATAATCTGCATGTATAGATTCAGCAGCGTTAGAAGCAGCAGGAGGCTCCTCTTTCAGCCACTTAATAAAAGaaatcaactgacatgtgcccgaaaacaTGCGGCCTCAGCACCAGAGCTGCTTATAGTT harbors:
- the LOC143784824 gene encoding histone H1.01-like, which translates into the protein MAETAPAAAPPPAEPAAKSKKQPKKSAAKKSHKPSGPSVSELIVKAVSASKERSGVSLAALKKALSAGGYDVEKNNSRLKLAVKSLVTKGALLQVKGSGASGSFKLNKKQETKEKVAKKKSAAAAKPKKPAAAKKAAKSPKKLKKAPTAAKKSPKKAKKPAAAAKKAAKSPKKPKAAPKPKKATKSPAKKAAKPKAAKSPAKKAAKAKKPAAKK